In Pseudorasbora parva isolate DD20220531a chromosome 9, ASM2467924v1, whole genome shotgun sequence, the sequence ttgttcaatgcatgcaagAGCTGCCGTATCTTTGAATATGACCAGTActtttcgccgtcattacccaGATGTAGTGTCAGAAGATGCGAATGAGAAGTCGCGCGCGCTGTGAGAAGATTTGTACCATCCGAAAGCGtgcacacgtctcacagcgcgcaaatattgagttctctttcaagtcttgcgcttaaacggacaaactcacacaaaaagtatgtcaacatgtccatcttgatgagtatcctagcagacatagtctgtatatgccttaagagaactttatacagtcgagaaaaaCGACACATCagtgcattaggtcttaaaggggtagTAGCCTTTAAACTATtgtttgtttaatgtcaaacaaaagataagaaCATCACTCATTACTCTTGATTCAATATCTTTTGTAAGTTTATTAAGGATTcacctttaatttaaacagtaaaatatgcagttattttacatttgattactttattcaatttctgtacctttttTGCAGGCCAGcaggcctgtacattattatttaatctaCATATGGtgaagttaaacattttagtttgaattttatctTATACTGTGCActtttgcaatgtgctaaataaatatttgcataatttgtaattgatttattatttgaaactttaatattccTTTATGCAGTTGCAATGCGTTgattttagtaaagttacacagtcgtAGCCATAAatgtaaagttacacagtcatagccataaaacataatttctttAGGCGTTTCGGTTTTCGGccttggtttcctctttttGGGTTTTCAGTTTCGgtcaagaattttgatttcgatGCATCCCTACTTAAAACCATGCTTGAAAAATGCATGCAATTAAAAATTCATCCTCACCTGCTGCTTGTTTCCCTTGAAAGCTGGATAGTGATTTTCAATAGTGCCTTTAACTTTAGCCAAGTTTTTCTTCAGGTTGAAGTCACTGCCGCACAGCCTGCTCATTTGAAGGTCAGATAATGCTCTGGAGACAAATGGATGAATAGTATTTGTACAGAATTGCTGTAATGTTAACTCCCATATGAAGGTTATTCTGCTGTACTCCAGAATGTCATGAGTATTACTTTACGACAAACATCTTAAATGGGAAGATTTTTGATATAATGTTGAATCAGTGTTGATACCTGAGCAAAGTGGCTCCATTTTTCAATTTTTCCTTCTGGGCCAACACATCTCTATGAAAGGGGGAAACACTGAGGAGGCACTGCAAGACGGAGTTCATGTAGCAAGTGTTCCCTAAATTCGGAAGACTGAGAGAATCAGACAGCTTTGGTTAGGAACAGCTTTAAAACACAAATTACAATTGACAGAatccatgtttttttctttcatgaAGAAATTCTGATCTAAACGCTCCTGTTTAAGTACTTGAGACCCGTTTTATGAATTTCTATACAGAaccaaaatataataattttaaatggatGACTTGGACCGGGTTATTAAGGAAAAGCAGCCAAAAAGTATCCCAGCATGCACCTTAGAATTAGCAGCGCGTGCTGAGTCGGTGTCTAGACAAAGAATAGTTTTGATTTGTGTATTTTGGGGTTCTTGCATAATTCCTATCCACCATATTTTTAACATAAGAGCGCGTGGGATCATTTTAACTTGAATGTGTGAGGCTTCCAGTTATTTTATCTGTACAAAAACAGTTCATTATGCTGCTTGATGTTGCAAACTAAGTTGCAATCATATTTCATGTATTATCATAATCATAAACATCAAACGTATAGCGTCAGTTCTGGTAGGTCACATTAATCAAACTCGGATCAGCTGGCTGTCAGCTGATCATGTCTACCTATAGGATTATGACGTCTATCTTCTTCTCTATTGTTATAAAATGTGGCAAGTAGTCATCATAAGCATAGGCAGGTATGTCCAGACTTTTAACAATCACAAACGTCTTTACCCCAAAGCAGCTTGTCCAGCATCATCACCCTGCGTCGCTCTGTGTTGTCCAGTCTTTGGTTGCTGTCTGAACAAATTATTGACCCACTGCGGTGCCGATGTCTGAGTGTTTGCCATCGGCTGGATTCCTAAACTCTCCATGTCTTGAAGGCTAAGAAAACATCATGCATATGTTACCTACTATTGTGCTTGTCCAGGTTTGGGGTTCAAAAACCTGAGGCAACACAAATCTCAGTCCCTTTACTCACTGTTGAAGTTCAGTAGCAGATCTGTCTGAGGTTGTCAAAGAATTGTCCAAGCTGGGAGAGAGTTTTATCTGTTCAACTATTGCTGGGAAGAAAAAGAAGGAAATAAATATGTCTGAATTAACAAGTCAAATCAAGAAAAGATCCAGTAGAAAAGGTGCAGAACTGCTTTATATCTTACATGTGACGGGTTCTGTCTTTTGGTTTGCAGCCGGCAGATCAACTTCTGGATGTTCCTCAGATGACCTGTCGACTGCAGGTAAGGAAGAAGTGCCAGTCTTGGTGTCACTGTTCTTCTTTTTATTAGATGAAGACTTGCCTGGCCAAATTAATGACAGCATGTTGCCAAAAATGCGGCGCACAAATCGAAAACGGTGTTTGGAAGAGTTGGGCGATTTGCTGCTGTCAGCAAGAGCTGCAGTGGACGAATCCATCACATCAACTGGAGAAGACAGCCCAAACTTCaccctgttttttttcttcttctcttttTTGGTCTTTTTATCCATTTTCCCAAATGCCTGAAGAATGTCACTCACCATTTTCTAGAGAGATAGACATTTATGCTTTAATAATTATGCATTAATTCTTCTGTTTGGTAATCTATTCATTAGTGGATGCCGAGGCTAGTTTTCACAATGGAAGTTGCTTCAAGGTAATTAGTTCAAGCTAAGTAAAGATTGTTCAATTACATGGTAACACTTTTcagtaaggtttcattagttaacatcgGAAACCTtctttagttaacatgaactaagaatAAATTATTtcaacagcatttattattcTTAGTTTTTATCAATGGCTTTGGCacattttttgaaacagtctTTACATCTCTTGCTTTAAGTGCAATGGCACAATCACCACCATTTTTGCACAATGGAGGACTACTACTATTAATTATTACATATTGATACTCACTTATTTGTTTTCATACAGTACATTTATATTTGTAGAATTGTGTTGCATGTAAGCTGAAAATTATTGTCATGGAAGAGCAATAGGAAGACATTAATGCGTTAGAGAAAGATAAGAATGTGTAAAAATAAACAACAGTAAGAATTGTGTACAGTATTGACTTTTCACAGTCAATTGTTACCCTCTGTCTGAATCTGTAATAACAGTAAAAGCTCAGTGTAATACACAAGAGCATTCATTGTGAAAagaaagcatttgtgaagaaaaaaaaaaatgtatatagatTTAGTATATAACAAATATTTCCATGGTGAAAAAAACTTCTGAACATCAACATCTGAACATTTTGGCCAGTGTGGCTTACACGATGacaaaaacactttatttttggTGCCATTGGCCAATATTACTGACATAATACCATTGAAgcattaattaaatgttttgggtGAGTAACTGCATTTTGCAGACATGCAATTTAAATCTGATGTTCCAGCAAAGAGTAGAACTTACAGTTTTGAGAACATTAAGACGGTTTCAAAAAATGTCCCAAAGCGATTGAGAAAAACTGCTACACTTTTTATGTCATATATTTATCGCTAGAACATGTCTGACAGATGGATAATTTTGCATGTGATGATGGCTCACAAGATGAAAGAATGTTTAGAAGTTGTGAAGAGTTTGACAGGTTCACTGAGAATCAACATCGACAGTTTTGATCAACAAGCCTGTTAGTCAGTGTGCAAATTGTAGACATTTGTACTAAATATTTGCCCACATGTGCCAAAAACAAATTCAATTTGCTTAAATCAACAAGAAATTATAATCTGATGTGAACAAGAAACTAACTGCTCAGAGATTTGAATTTACTGTTATGAGGGGAAAAAGTCTCATTCGAAAATCGAGCCAAAGCGATTGAGAAAGATTGTTATTTCAGCATTACTAATGCATAAAGCACACATGCACAAGTTAATTTGACAGCTGTATAACGCAGTCACGTAATATTAATGATAGTATCGAGATTTTAAATACATAGCTGTGCATATTTTAACAGTATTTCACATTTcaatttttcaaaaacatttaggTAAATAAACAGCGGGTATTACCTTTATGATCACTCAACCGGTGTGACTATATGGTATGCAGAAATGGTGGAAATGTTCAGTAGCTATTTGCTGTTGAGTCAAAGTGCAGTAAATGGCTAAAACTCTCAAAATCTTCAGGAATTCGGCGGCGTTTGTCTTCAAGTTATTCTGATTCTGCAGAGCAGCGCGAGCTCTTTTGCCGACTGTAATCCAGCGGTTCACTGTGACGTCACCGTACCGCTGTCGCAAACGTTCTAACCGTTCTAACCTCGCCTCGGttatttttacttaaaaaaatacagcCTACTTCTAATATTTAGCATATATTACTTATGCTTTAATAATTTATGCCTGAATACTAATGCTTGGCCATTTGTTCATTATTGAACCCGGGCTAGTTCTCGGGGGAAGAATAAAAAAGGTGAAATCACACAAAGAAATATACTTAGGCTACATTTAATTTTACacaataacagttattttaggGATGCATATTAACTTTAAATGCCAGTTAAACTGGGATGCCAGTTTACCCTCTGAGAGTTTACATCCACGTTGAATTCTAGAATTCTTGAGTGTTAATATTTATGACAAATTTCTTATTTAACCTAACTTTAACAATAGATTTTACAAGAGCCATGGGGCCCGTTCTTCATAAGGCACtactcagttagctggatttgattgttgacgatTTGGCATGATCTCGGATTggaagctcatcctggacttgctaTCATAGCAACAGATCCGTTAGCTTAAACCTGCTAGAGcaggcttatttcatgtaaacaggattagatcgcATCTTAAGatgatacttaaaatctgtccctgccactgctactttattacaataCTTCATTACTGcaggggcaataataattttatataataataaataaatgaaagtttatttgaaaataatattttaatgtgtaAAATTTGCAtataatactatagacacagtcagttgattgagagatttatttgtgaattgtaATGGAATAAATACTTTATAGGtgtattggaggtttacacacattatgcagttaatcttttttttaaaattattattatttgagtgATGACGGATAATATGGGAGTGGCTTGATGCAAGAGATACAGATCTTTTGATCTTGACcattaagaaactttaattaatactGTCACATCTCctttaaattgaattaaaaataaaattacgacattaaaataaaatgtaaagtcTGTACAAATATAAAATCCTGAATATCattgggaatcatgttcatcaaaacagtgcacatttaatttatctaacttttattacacggctctgtgaaatacttaattccagcggtatgttatttccagataacaacagctcatccgggtactacgagttatcttgaccggtactacttctatgcttaacgctggcgccatcttgtggcttaaacagccgtgggttacaatggaagacttcaaggcaacgtttttaatatagatatttttcttacacaaacgcatcgattcgaatcagaaggctctattaacccatcggagtcgtgtgaagcacgttatttgacggacagctgcattttttatggaacttcaaacacaactacaactactgcttggattaacgttagcctggactttttaaatacatctccgattgtatttgtctgaaagaagaatgtcatatacacctatgataacttgagggtgagtaaatcataggcttggtttcatttttgggtgaactaaccctttcagcattcattttcaacatttagcaagggcatatggcaaatcttcaacAATAGATAAAGgtttaaagcaggttggaactgtttttcttcgcggaagctttgcgtaagagctaataaaatatttaatctcaagacaatattttgtgtctaataattatttatttgacactagtagccgtgtaataagtgggataatgtacacccagccggttgttatcgcagaataaaccccttcagagtgatgcaagaaccggttgggtgtacattatcccttacttatgttggtttggtcgtttgtctgtttccttataaagttttttgccaggtggcttttttaattatatgatgtcattacgcTGTCTTGAcaccagccaatcgctgcattgctgatcgtggtttcgagtatcgatgcatctgccctcttcagggaacacaggcacaAGCAGTGATCTCGGATAACTtgatccagatattttaatccaatccgcaaattcgtttgaagaaccaaattagccagagatcagttatcatgATTAAAAGAtttgggatctgtcaaatcatctcagatgtattaagcgaggtacgaagaacggGCCCCTGAAGCATACTCTCGTCTCTCACAAATCTGGTCCTTGTTTGTTTATTGATTACTCAGCCAGATCCCCCTGATTTTTCCCCTTCAAAGTTGATATTGCAACATTGACAAACTGATCATTGTATAACTGCTACttctgtgttatttttttatccagATTTTGTGATCGTTCATTGCAATTTTCAGTATAGAGGAATTACACATTCTCATTGCCGTTACTGTCCTGCAACTATCCAAAGAAACTATAAGTTTACTAGAGTCAAACTAAAGTTGGGTATTCCTAAATTGGGTATTTAGTTGGGTAACTAAAGTTGGGTATTCCTGCCAGGAAGCTCATTCTTCAATAATCCGTAACACAGCACCACCTGCTTTACTCCCTACTGTGCCCGGGCCCCACAGAAGTATACTGTACTTCCGTTAAATCTGGCGACTTCTCAATTCATTACACAGCTACCGCCAGTGTCATGACCCATCCATACATCGATTACGTCAGTGGTTCAGTATCCTCCAACAGTGCTTTCTAAGACAATTTCCTTATGTGAATCTTTGCAGACAACTCACCCTCTTTCTGACCCTCCACTTTCACCCTCTGTGTCCATTGATAGGCTATATCTCCATGTCCAACTCTTTCATCCTTCCACTTGCCACTAGAGTCATTACATTAGAatgacatttcttttttttctttttttctttttttgcagtggAAAAATCTTATATTTTTGTTAGTAAATTATATAAGGCATTACAGATACAAGTACTTGTGTCcatgttttaaaaaacactgCGGCAGTGTGGCTATCATACGCTTGCATAATCCCGATGAAAATGACTGCAGGCTTATTCAAAACGAACACTTCTTAGAGTAACACTATTGCCggaagttttgggacgcctgcctgcCCATGAACTTCAGCGACATCCAATTGTTAaaccatagggtttaatatttAACTATAACAACTTTTTCTggaaaggctttccacaaggtttaggagtgtatttatgggaatttttgaccattcttctaaaaGCAAATtggtgaggtcaggcactgatgttggacgggAAAGTCTGGCTCACAATcaccgctctaattcatcccaaaggtgttctatcgagttgaggTCAGGGCTCTATGCAGGAGCATACAATgcattggtatgctgaagcattaagagttcctttcactgacccaacccctgaaaaacaacgcATAGCCacataatccccctccaccaacCATTACACTGggcacaatgcagtcaaacAAGTTCTATTCTCCTGGTAGTAGGGAGGTTAAGTGACTTTTGACTTCAAGTCATGATGCAAAGGTCCCCTTTGGTATGGAAGTACCTTAgggtcatacaaataaatttatcCTAGGACACAAGTGAGATCACACTTTTTTATCAGAAATAAACaggttttttcaaaaatgataAAAAGTGTGATCTCACTTGTGTCTTAGgataaatttatttgtatgacccTAAGGTACTTCCATACCAAAGGGGACCTTTGCATCATGACTTGAAGTCAAAGGCCTATTTTTTGGGCTTAACCTCCCTACTATGGCCAATCCCAGACTCGTCCACTGGAttgtcagacagagaagcatgattcgtcactccagagaatgTGTGatgtgatgtaaggcttggatgcagctgctcggccatggaaacccattccatgaagctctctacgctctgttattgagctaatctgaaggccacatgaagtttggagttCTGTAGCTATTCTGCTTTATAGAAAGTTGGTAACTTCTGCTCACTGTGCGCCtcatggcctaccacttcactACCACTGCAGTTGCTCCCAATTGCTTctatttcacaaatggacttgtTGCACATTTGGCAATCTATCACAGTACTAGGCTTAAATTCACTGAGCTACCGAGAGccacccattctttcacaaatgaatGTAGAAGCAGTTTGCATGcataggtgcttgattttatacacctatGGCCATGGGAGTGATTGGAACATCTGAATTTAATGATTTACAGgcatgtcccaatacttttggaaaTATAGGCCCTgccccaaatggcaccctaaaccctcacgatGTTCCTCTGAGTCTGCACAACATAATGCTGCTTTAACTGCTGGGTAGAAGTCCTCTGTGTAGCTCGCGAACTTGCGGGCTCAGCTAAAGTGTGCATCAAGGACGCATAGCAGCTACAAAGGGGTGCTCAAGAGTACCCTTCTTTAAGCTTGAACAAgtcttaaaactcatcttttaATGTGTGCTTCTGTCTGGTTCTTAAGGTGATTTAAACCATATCTTCAACTGCACGTAATTGGTGATACATTTCAGTTAGGTTTTAAGTCTAGACATAGCAACGAATCAGTGTTACTGAGGGTCCATAATAACATTCTTGGAGTCCTGGATAGTAAAAGCTCAGTGGTTTTGGTGTTACTGGACCTTactgctgcattcgacactgtggCTCATGCTATACTCATCTCTCTTCTTCAACATGTTGCTGGTCTGCAGGGTGCAGTGCTAAATTGGTTCTTCTCATACCTCACTAACAGAAATTTTTCAGTAATGCTTAATTACCTTTCCTCCTCGCTTGCCCCTATGTCATCTGATGTGACCTTCAGATCTATCTTCCTGTGATTCTGAGTAATCGTTCTGCATTGGACCTCCATAATTGCCTACAGGACATCAAACAGTGGCTTTCCCAGAATTTCcttcatttgaatgaagaaaagACTGAGTACATCCTGTTCAGCCCGGATTCATCTACCAGTTCTTTTAGTTCTGGCCTGACACACCTCAGTTTGCTCCCACTGTGCGTAACCTGGGTGTTATCTTTGACAAAAATTTGCAGTACGATAAACAGATTGGTGCAGTAGTGAAGGTGAGCTTTTACCAGCTTAGACTGCTCAGTAAGGTCAAATTAAAAAGGTGAAAAAGCAATTCATGCCTTCATCAGCTAAAGGATAGACTACTGCAATGCCCTCTACACTGGACATTTCGCTTCACTGGCTCCCGGTGCGGCTTAGGGTGGAGTATAAGGTCTTGCTGTTC encodes:
- the LOC137089848 gene encoding ubiquitin carboxyl-terminal hydrolase 37-like; translation: MSKVHPQVQRFQKMVSDILQAFGKMDKKTKKEKKKKNRVKFGLSSPVDVMDSSTAALADSSKSPNSSKHRFRFVRRIFGNMLSLIWPGKSSSNKKKNSDTKTGTSSLPAVDRSSEEHPEVDLPAANQKTEPVTSIVEQIKLSPSLDNSLTTSDRSATELQHLQDMESLGIQPMANTQTSAPQWVNNLFRQQPKTGQHRATQGDDAGQAALGLPNLGNTCYMNSVLQCLLSVSPFHRDVLAQKEKLKNGATLLRALSDLQMSRLCGSDFNLKKNLAKVKGTIENHYPAFKGNKQQDAHEFLMACLSCLKEESDILMRSWPTFTCPVANLEFILKRERTCDSCGFQKSFTEDSNQLSLVIGPKARLTDSPQQSFNASSIECVCSHCSATKATETLKFLSFPQVLVLLVMRFDIKPSTIRKLKHGLEIPEELTVACIKESGKQTVSCMNSSADRRTQDRSVTTPQERHRQPFIDRQTGLLLSAGSGPNPDQMVDLHLDVTTDAPQRQQRPFDFL